A region from the Variovorax sp. RKNM96 genome encodes:
- a CDS encoding UDP-2,3-diacylglucosamine diphosphatase — protein sequence MQRDDAFLRAWRDTATGTPEPEDDDRQRPPLHFRTLWISDLHLGTPGCQARALLDFLKHTECETLFLVGDIIDGWQLKRHWYWPQAHNDVIQKLLRKARKGTRVIFIPGNHDEFARKYLNHNFGGIDVAEEWIHETADGRKLWIIHGDLFDGVIQCAKWLAYVGDSLYEFTLKLNRHLNSLRARMGLPYWSLSKYLKGKVKRAVSYVGDFENAVAREARKRGAQGVVCGHIHHAEMRDIDGILYCNDGDWVESLTALAEHADGTLEIIDWAQHMPVPSKVSVVREAIAS from the coding sequence ATGCAACGCGACGACGCTTTCCTTCGCGCATGGCGCGACACCGCGACCGGGACTCCTGAGCCGGAGGACGACGATCGCCAGCGTCCACCGCTGCATTTCCGCACGCTCTGGATCTCCGACCTGCACCTGGGCACGCCCGGCTGCCAGGCCCGCGCGCTGCTCGACTTTCTCAAGCACACCGAGTGCGAGACGCTGTTCCTGGTCGGCGACATCATCGATGGCTGGCAGCTCAAGCGCCACTGGTACTGGCCGCAGGCGCACAACGACGTGATCCAGAAGCTCCTGCGCAAGGCGCGCAAGGGCACGCGCGTGATCTTCATTCCGGGCAACCACGACGAGTTCGCCCGCAAGTACCTCAACCACAACTTCGGCGGCATCGACGTGGCCGAGGAATGGATTCACGAGACGGCCGACGGCCGCAAGCTCTGGATCATCCACGGCGACCTGTTCGACGGCGTGATCCAGTGCGCCAAGTGGCTCGCCTACGTGGGCGACTCGCTCTACGAATTCACGCTCAAGCTCAACCGCCACCTCAACTCGCTGCGCGCGCGCATGGGGCTGCCGTACTGGTCGCTCTCCAAGTACCTCAAGGGCAAGGTCAAGCGCGCGGTGAGCTACGTGGGCGACTTCGAGAACGCCGTGGCGCGCGAGGCCCGCAAGCGCGGTGCGCAGGGCGTGGTGTGCGGCCACATCCACCATGCCGAGATGCGCGACATCGACGGCATCCTCTACTGCAACGACGGCGATTGGGTGGAAAGCCTCACGGCGCTGGCCGAGCATGCGGACGGCACGCTGGAGATCATCGACTGGGCGCAGCACATGCCGGTGCCGTCGAAGGTGTCGGTGGTGCGCGAAGCCATCGCGTCCTGA
- a CDS encoding lysoplasmalogenase family protein — translation MRPGQIIVLATPVFFLLIAIEFAVGRVRARRGTGHDTYRLADAVNSIGLGMLSQISAVLTGLLRIGIYTAVYSAVALIPQEAAREFWTTWYGWLLALVFYDFCYYWLHRMGHESAVLWAAHVVHHQSQHYNLSTALRQTSSGALLGWIFYMPMAVAGVPPLVFVVVALIDLLYQFWVHTEQVGKLGWFDRWFCSPSNHRVHHAVNDTYLDRNYGGILIVWDRLFGTFREEDERCVYGTRGELKSWDPLWANAEVYWGLAKDSWHARSWADKLRVWLKPPGWRPADVAARFPKPAFDIAKVTRYEPVVSRGVQWFAGIQFLLMLGGVAFFLWFSDDMPLQRSAVWLATLTASLWAIGAVLQGRLSVTEVLLVEAAALATASAALGIDWLHHICKPLALSTAIVFAARRAMASGAVTRFDGLLLAGLAASLAGDVLLMGSAKLFVSGLVCFLLAHLAYIALFRIGVGLFPRRGVLAATLLIGAGMYAFLWQGGLPPALRIPVGVYVVVIACMAAQAIGRAAVLREAAPSAKWVAVGACFFMLSDALLATNRFVTPLPLAQLWVLATYYAAQVLIVRHVRRPSA, via the coding sequence ATGCGCCCTGGCCAGATCATCGTTCTCGCAACCCCTGTGTTCTTTCTTCTGATCGCGATCGAATTCGCGGTGGGCCGTGTGCGGGCACGCCGCGGCACGGGGCACGACACCTACCGGCTGGCCGATGCGGTCAACAGCATCGGGCTGGGCATGCTGAGCCAGATCAGCGCCGTGCTCACCGGCCTCCTGCGCATCGGTATCTACACCGCGGTGTATTCGGCTGTGGCGCTCATTCCGCAAGAGGCGGCGCGCGAGTTCTGGACCACCTGGTACGGCTGGCTGCTCGCGCTGGTGTTCTACGACTTCTGCTACTACTGGCTTCACCGCATGGGCCACGAGTCGGCGGTGCTTTGGGCGGCGCATGTGGTGCACCACCAGAGCCAGCACTACAACCTGTCGACCGCGCTGCGGCAGACCTCCAGCGGCGCGTTGCTCGGCTGGATCTTCTATATGCCGATGGCGGTGGCCGGGGTGCCGCCGCTGGTGTTCGTCGTGGTGGCGCTCATCGACCTGCTCTACCAGTTCTGGGTGCACACCGAGCAGGTGGGCAAGCTCGGCTGGTTCGACCGCTGGTTCTGCTCGCCGTCGAACCACCGGGTGCATCACGCGGTGAACGACACGTATCTGGACCGCAACTACGGCGGCATCCTGATCGTGTGGGACCGCCTGTTCGGCACCTTCCGCGAAGAGGACGAACGCTGCGTTTATGGCACGCGCGGCGAACTCAAGAGCTGGGACCCGCTCTGGGCGAACGCCGAGGTGTACTGGGGGCTGGCCAAGGACTCGTGGCACGCGCGCAGCTGGGCCGACAAGCTGCGCGTGTGGCTCAAGCCGCCGGGCTGGCGGCCGGCCGACGTGGCGGCGCGTTTTCCGAAGCCGGCGTTCGACATCGCGAAGGTGACGCGCTACGAGCCCGTCGTGAGCCGCGGGGTGCAGTGGTTCGCTGGCATTCAGTTCCTGCTGATGCTGGGCGGCGTGGCCTTCTTTCTCTGGTTTTCCGACGACATGCCGCTGCAGCGCTCCGCCGTTTGGCTGGCCACGCTGACGGCGAGCCTGTGGGCCATCGGCGCCGTGCTGCAGGGGCGGCTGTCGGTGACCGAGGTGCTGCTGGTCGAGGCTGCCGCGCTGGCGACGGCGAGCGCGGCGCTGGGCATCGACTGGCTGCACCACATCTGCAAGCCGCTGGCGCTGTCGACTGCGATCGTCTTCGCGGCGCGGCGCGCCATGGCGTCCGGCGCAGTCACGCGCTTCGACGGACTGCTGCTGGCCGGGTTGGCCGCCTCGCTGGCGGGCGATGTGCTGCTGATGGGCTCGGCCAAGCTGTTCGTGTCAGGGCTCGTGTGCTTCCTGCTCGCGCACCTGGCTTACATCGCGCTGTTCCGCATCGGCGTGGGCCTGTTCCCGCGGCGCGGGGTGCTGGCGGCGACGCTCTTGATCGGCGCGGGCATGTATGCGTTTCTCTGGCAGGGCGGGCTGCCGCCGGCGCTGCGGATTCCGGTCGGGGTCTACGTGGTGGTGATCGCCTGCATGGCGGCGCAGGCCATCGGGCGCGCGGCGGTGCTGCGCGAAGCCGCCCCGTCAGCCAAGTGGGTGGCGGTGGGCGCGTGCTTCTTCATGCTGAGCGATGCGCTGCTGGCAACCAACCGCTTCGTCACACCGCTGCCGCTCGCGCAGTTGTGGGTGCTGGCGACTTACTACGCGGCGCAGGTGTTGATCGTGCGGCACGTTCGCCGCCCCTCTGCCTGA
- the tssI gene encoding type VI secretion system Vgr family protein, with the protein MPQSLSVISTAIPSSLGLPALVPVRLAGREGVNSLFEYELVLKTPDALNLGASGAADFNLDGFIGQAVTCVIELDGSGELLAGMVGATAYGTGAGTRQISGIVTDAFMEGEAGRHVVYRFIVRPWLHLATLNCDCKIYQDQTVVKTLDQVLGNYSFPVEKRLYDTYPIRDYCVQWNESNFEFFERLCQEYGINYHFEHNDGAHRLVLSDAMAAYRECPSAAYANVEFHIPGYKIDAEYIHHFAAHNQLTSGAYVTRDYDYTRSKARLIGQNSAPRLTSHADGEVYQFHANVGGSHFVQPEAGGTGPNEPSTEARAFARLRMQHLRSHGVRAHAAGNLRGMVPGCTFRMQKHPRASANAEYLILHTNFVIEDTGQDSQIRGAAPRRSQNWTVSVDFTAHPVKEELRPVLTRPKPRTGGPQNAVVVGPAGQNIWTDEYGRIKVQFAWDRDGQFNQNSSCKVRVSEASAGNQLGAMHLPRIGQEVVIDFFGGDPDLPICMGRVYNQMNMPPYKLPDQAALSGFRSRELVDGGGNSSAGRSNQLVLDDTAGEIQAQLKSDHQSSSLSLGSITRVEDNVGRKDPRGQGYELRTDGHGVMRAADGMLITTEACMDAAGHAKDLGDAVPRLTLARDLIEGQSDAARTSRAQMKGDQDAVAKALKKQNDTIKGSGGNPQEGRFPELADPHLVLASPSGIAVTSGGSTHIASVEHTQITSSRHTSVNSGGSLIAVALEAFKVYAMQSGMEVIAARADIEIKALENSIRMLAKDKIELTADIINITAKTRLTINGGGSYGEYSAGSITKGTNGNYTNHAAVHSFILGDSKPTQPVNDKACATKENSADNGGNSVSR; encoded by the coding sequence GTGCCCCAATCCCTCTCCGTCATCAGCACCGCCATCCCTTCGAGTCTGGGACTGCCTGCATTGGTTCCCGTGCGGCTCGCCGGCCGCGAAGGCGTGAACAGCCTCTTTGAGTACGAACTCGTCCTCAAGACTCCCGATGCGCTGAATCTCGGTGCGAGCGGCGCGGCCGATTTCAACCTTGACGGCTTCATTGGGCAAGCAGTTACCTGCGTGATCGAGCTCGATGGCTCTGGCGAACTGCTGGCCGGAATGGTTGGCGCCACTGCCTACGGTACAGGTGCCGGGACACGACAAATCAGCGGCATCGTGACAGATGCCTTCATGGAAGGCGAAGCAGGCCGCCATGTGGTCTACCGCTTCATCGTTCGGCCTTGGCTGCACTTGGCGACGCTGAATTGCGATTGCAAGATTTACCAGGATCAGACAGTCGTAAAAACGCTCGATCAGGTGTTGGGAAATTACTCGTTCCCCGTGGAAAAGAGGTTGTACGACACCTATCCGATTCGGGATTACTGCGTGCAATGGAACGAGAGCAACTTCGAGTTTTTCGAGCGCCTGTGCCAGGAGTACGGCATCAACTACCACTTTGAACACAACGATGGCGCTCATCGCCTGGTTCTGTCGGACGCGATGGCAGCCTACCGGGAATGCCCCAGTGCCGCTTACGCGAACGTCGAATTCCATATCCCCGGCTACAAGATCGACGCCGAATACATCCATCACTTCGCGGCGCATAACCAGCTCACCAGCGGTGCCTATGTCACCAGAGACTACGACTACACACGCAGCAAGGCTCGCCTGATCGGCCAGAACAGTGCGCCGCGCCTGACGAGCCACGCCGACGGCGAGGTGTACCAGTTCCACGCCAATGTCGGTGGCAGTCATTTCGTGCAACCGGAGGCTGGGGGAACGGGACCCAATGAGCCGTCCACCGAGGCTCGTGCCTTCGCTCGCCTGCGCATGCAGCACCTGCGCTCCCATGGTGTCCGCGCACATGCCGCAGGCAACCTGCGGGGTATGGTGCCGGGTTGCACGTTCCGCATGCAAAAGCATCCGCGGGCGAGCGCGAACGCCGAGTACCTGATCCTGCACACGAACTTCGTGATCGAAGACACAGGGCAGGACAGCCAGATCAGGGGCGCCGCCCCCCGCCGTTCGCAGAACTGGACGGTGAGCGTCGACTTCACAGCGCATCCCGTCAAAGAAGAATTGCGCCCTGTGCTCACCCGCCCCAAGCCCAGAACGGGTGGCCCGCAGAATGCGGTTGTCGTCGGCCCTGCCGGCCAGAACATCTGGACCGACGAGTACGGCCGCATCAAGGTCCAGTTTGCATGGGACCGGGACGGCCAGTTCAATCAGAACAGTTCCTGCAAGGTGCGCGTGAGCGAGGCATCGGCGGGCAATCAGCTCGGTGCGATGCACCTCCCGCGCATCGGCCAAGAGGTCGTCATCGACTTCTTCGGCGGCGACCCCGATCTTCCCATTTGCATGGGTCGCGTTTACAACCAGATGAACATGCCGCCGTACAAGCTGCCTGATCAGGCAGCACTCTCGGGGTTTCGCTCGCGCGAACTTGTGGACGGTGGCGGCAACAGTTCGGCGGGGCGCAGCAATCAGCTTGTCCTGGACGACACAGCCGGGGAAATCCAGGCCCAACTCAAGAGCGATCACCAGTCCAGTTCGTTGAGCTTGGGATCGATTACCCGCGTTGAAGACAATGTCGGGCGCAAGGACCCACGAGGTCAAGGCTATGAACTGCGTACCGACGGCCATGGTGTCATGCGCGCAGCCGACGGCATGCTCATCACCACCGAGGCCTGCATGGATGCTGCGGGCCATGCCAAAGATCTGGGCGACGCCGTCCCGCGCCTGACGCTGGCCCGCGATCTGATCGAAGGCCAATCCGATGCGGCCCGTACCAGCAGGGCGCAGATGAAAGGCGACCAGGATGCCGTTGCCAAGGCCCTCAAGAAACAGAACGACACCATCAAGGGCAGTGGGGGCAACCCGCAGGAAGGACGGTTTCCAGAGTTGGCCGACCCCCACCTGGTGCTTGCCAGTCCGAGCGGTATCGCCGTCACCTCAGGCGGCTCCACGCATATCGCCAGCGTCGAGCACACCCAGATCACCAGTTCCAGGCATACCAGCGTCAACAGCGGCGGCAGCCTGATCGCGGTTGCGCTGGAGGCGTTCAAGGTCTACGCCATGCAAAGCGGCATGGAGGTGATTGCCGCCCGGGCCGACATCGAGATCAAGGCACTTGAAAACTCCATCAGGATGCTTGCCAAAGACAAAATCGAGCTGACTGCCGACATCATCAACATCACGGCAAAGACCCGACTGACCATCAATGGCGGGGGCAGCTACGGGGAGTACAGCGCCGGCAGCATCACCAAGGGGACCAATGGCAACTACACCAACCATGCCGCTGTTCACAGCTTCATTCTGGGGGACTCAAAGCCCACCCAGCCCGTGAACGACAAGGCGTGTGCTACCAAAGAAAACAGTGCCGACAACGGCGGTAATTCAGTGTCGCGGTGA
- a CDS encoding DUF4123 domain-containing protein: MIDDADAGGQTAPCEKLIDALMQGWGALTALSHKEFGSEAGKEPLPQRAYLLFNRWDGNPLAQELCEQFPRWARDRISVPNSYFEYREERAPCLLELPEELVVSVPGFKTRDLRAWLAHCLEFASQQVNERVTKQDFCGVVISPESEQTIARYWVGLGDQRPSCNKDSVLFRYHDPRVMQRVWPALSPLQQRRWLGPVTQWWSLMQPWGPFSDRPEPAQWFCAKAPVLPYGTQAGGSPRDLFDEAQWFLSGVSPDANSIWRSYAKNNIPPEAQPDPESLQQMLADAARMNLKNLDLEDYVWITWMHAPKEGPARAMDWSLPHLAPTLSRIEDQLRDWPDASFSMLLNKIIQPQKR, encoded by the coding sequence ATGATCGACGACGCCGATGCTGGAGGGCAAACGGCCCCCTGCGAAAAACTGATCGACGCGCTGATGCAGGGCTGGGGTGCTCTGACCGCGCTCTCGCACAAGGAGTTCGGGAGCGAGGCCGGAAAAGAACCGCTTCCCCAGCGGGCCTACCTGTTATTCAACCGCTGGGACGGAAACCCACTGGCGCAAGAACTGTGCGAGCAGTTTCCCAGATGGGCGCGCGACCGCATCAGCGTGCCCAATAGCTACTTCGAGTATCGCGAAGAGCGTGCACCCTGCCTCCTGGAGTTGCCCGAAGAGTTGGTTGTCTCCGTCCCGGGATTCAAGACTCGGGACCTACGCGCATGGTTGGCGCATTGCCTGGAGTTCGCTTCGCAACAGGTGAACGAGCGCGTCACCAAACAGGATTTCTGCGGCGTGGTCATCAGCCCTGAATCTGAGCAGACGATCGCCCGCTACTGGGTTGGCCTGGGCGATCAACGGCCGTCCTGCAATAAAGACAGCGTGCTGTTTCGCTACCACGACCCGCGCGTCATGCAGCGTGTCTGGCCCGCGCTGAGTCCTCTGCAGCAACGCCGGTGGCTCGGCCCTGTCACGCAATGGTGGTCGCTCATGCAACCCTGGGGTCCCTTCAGCGACAGGCCCGAGCCTGCCCAATGGTTTTGTGCCAAAGCGCCGGTGCTTCCCTACGGAACGCAGGCGGGCGGATCGCCGCGCGATCTGTTCGATGAAGCGCAGTGGTTTCTCTCGGGTGTCTCGCCGGACGCCAATTCGATCTGGCGCAGCTATGCCAAGAACAACATACCGCCCGAGGCCCAGCCCGATCCAGAGAGCTTGCAGCAAATGCTGGCCGACGCCGCGCGCATGAACCTGAAAAACCTCGACCTTGAAGACTATGTCTGGATCACCTGGATGCACGCCCCCAAAGAAGGACCCGCTCGCGCTATGGACTGGAGCCTGCCGCATTTGGCACCAACGTTGAGCCGGATCGAAGACCAGCTGCGCGATTGGCCTGATGCCAGTTTTTCGATGCTTCTGAACAAGATCATCCAGCCTCAAAAAAGATAA
- a CDS encoding T6SS effector BTH_I2691 family protein, translated as MACKTPCDQCVQTGLPILFTRYAAAYSCTDKGAAALDKLKPSGNFKSQPGGVALQTARYNVRMLRAGYLYIRIETNCRLPAWFGYAVHSHGYLTRFDVDHPKEAEGLAACSPQEWGANRSLVWIKGAKDVTKLNYLFHPDPVDPEHLSKVIDGDLDKYTQSFDVASWANGSKTAPDTAAPDPDLGGWSVAEFKALKDDAVRSALEPQLFGLMGSNAMERGWGDYENKHFVETDQYLITGEHAGKITVEETLLVKQPDYAGAHGKRLQNIAQFLTDNGGAVVACEDAIGIAQELGHLQAEAQTIYSHWQASSATGHHKDVSNEWVFQTAVGAQGLIALAQQGAVARVDRGYAESARIHAPLPRDPQESAKESARRTAVRAANHQRELGNALSAVQFACNQWLDQAAARDILQEQKIRQGQAQDKVAALGRDQNKWVFSSTLLAALGRFSNQDGKINKPGGGAALSMQLAQCLAGLETHEAGRQALLAMNLWGGSLLSRLLCFNSVTLQATYKDLENAKPLAAVTPPAEPETAMADTLATNLKLMAGRLALGDKALGFIDEAHNTDAPALLRKAAWAGHVFSLLSARAATGIGGWKASQLEARMVQHLALAGMSTMGSTVHKAVAQLQIDIAENAKRIALRVKKLESVADPVARAGKAAALERARSAAPGTRAAMLGALMDLGAAIIKGNQLGTKLDARSAFDLAGQLLQGIGSLYDWRAKAYEETIFKGVKGYDIYKYAALSEGLDSINALHLKSLRLTAFKFLGPAAVISVVLDGMDAVKSRDRGQIWISRAQAASVIGTIFTIGSAGAGIFAAGMGASAAAWGIAAAVLGLVGAVLAISSTIFVLLLSEDKWITWLRDIPLNKKRRGKKPIHSNLQETLQEHANAKRDLQPA; from the coding sequence ATGGCCTGCAAGACCCCCTGTGATCAATGCGTCCAAACCGGCCTGCCGATTCTGTTCACGCGCTACGCCGCCGCCTACAGTTGCACCGACAAAGGCGCGGCGGCGCTGGACAAGCTCAAGCCCAGCGGCAATTTCAAGAGCCAGCCAGGCGGCGTCGCGCTCCAGACCGCCCGATACAACGTGCGCATGCTGCGTGCGGGTTATTTGTACATCCGCATCGAAACCAACTGCCGGCTCCCCGCCTGGTTCGGCTACGCCGTGCATTCGCATGGCTACCTGACCCGATTCGATGTCGATCACCCGAAAGAAGCCGAAGGCCTTGCCGCGTGCAGTCCGCAGGAATGGGGTGCCAACCGAAGCCTTGTGTGGATCAAGGGCGCCAAGGATGTCACGAAGCTGAATTACCTGTTCCACCCCGACCCGGTAGACCCCGAACACTTGAGCAAGGTCATCGACGGGGACTTGGATAAGTACACGCAAAGTTTCGACGTGGCCAGCTGGGCCAACGGCAGCAAGACCGCGCCCGACACCGCAGCGCCCGACCCGGACCTAGGTGGCTGGAGCGTGGCCGAATTCAAGGCGCTGAAGGACGATGCCGTGCGCAGCGCGCTGGAGCCTCAGTTGTTCGGCCTGATGGGCAGCAATGCGATGGAGCGCGGGTGGGGCGACTATGAGAACAAGCATTTTGTGGAGACGGACCAGTATCTGATCACGGGCGAACACGCCGGAAAGATCACAGTCGAAGAAACCTTGCTCGTCAAGCAGCCCGACTACGCTGGCGCACACGGCAAACGCCTGCAAAACATCGCCCAATTCCTGACTGACAACGGCGGTGCCGTCGTCGCGTGCGAAGACGCCATTGGCATTGCGCAGGAGTTGGGACACCTGCAAGCCGAAGCCCAAACCATCTATAGCCATTGGCAGGCATCCAGTGCCACAGGGCATCACAAGGACGTGAGCAATGAATGGGTTTTCCAGACGGCCGTCGGGGCGCAGGGTCTGATCGCACTCGCGCAGCAAGGCGCTGTCGCGCGCGTTGACCGAGGCTATGCGGAGTCGGCACGCATCCATGCGCCGCTGCCGCGCGACCCCCAGGAGTCTGCCAAGGAAAGCGCACGCCGGACCGCAGTGCGCGCGGCCAACCACCAGCGCGAACTCGGCAACGCCCTGTCGGCCGTTCAGTTCGCCTGCAACCAATGGCTCGACCAGGCTGCGGCACGTGACATCCTGCAGGAGCAAAAAATACGGCAGGGGCAAGCACAAGACAAAGTGGCTGCGCTGGGCCGCGATCAGAACAAATGGGTGTTCAGCAGCACGCTGCTCGCGGCCTTGGGCCGTTTCAGCAATCAGGATGGAAAGATCAACAAACCCGGCGGCGGCGCCGCATTGAGCATGCAGCTCGCGCAATGCCTGGCAGGCCTGGAAACGCATGAAGCCGGCCGCCAGGCGCTACTGGCAATGAACCTGTGGGGCGGCAGCCTGCTGTCGCGCTTGCTGTGCTTCAACAGCGTCACCCTTCAGGCGACCTACAAAGACCTGGAAAATGCCAAGCCCCTTGCCGCGGTGACGCCCCCCGCCGAGCCCGAAACCGCGATGGCCGACACATTGGCGACAAACCTTAAATTGATGGCCGGGCGCCTGGCCTTGGGCGACAAGGCACTGGGCTTCATCGATGAAGCGCACAACACCGACGCACCTGCCTTGTTGCGCAAGGCGGCCTGGGCTGGCCACGTGTTCTCCCTGCTCTCGGCGCGCGCCGCGACCGGCATCGGCGGCTGGAAGGCATCGCAATTGGAAGCACGCATGGTGCAGCATTTGGCCCTGGCCGGCATGAGCACCATGGGCAGCACAGTGCACAAAGCGGTGGCGCAGCTGCAGATCGACATTGCAGAGAACGCCAAGCGCATTGCGCTGCGGGTCAAGAAGCTGGAGTCCGTTGCCGATCCGGTTGCACGCGCTGGCAAGGCTGCGGCGCTGGAGCGGGCACGCAGTGCCGCTCCTGGCACGCGTGCCGCGATGCTGGGTGCTCTGATGGATCTGGGCGCGGCCATCATCAAGGGCAACCAGCTGGGTACCAAGCTCGATGCGCGCAGCGCCTTCGATCTTGCGGGCCAGCTGCTGCAAGGCATCGGCAGCTTGTATGACTGGCGCGCCAAGGCGTATGAAGAAACGATCTTCAAGGGGGTGAAGGGGTATGACATCTACAAGTACGCGGCGCTCAGTGAGGGGCTAGACAGCATCAACGCGCTGCATCTCAAGAGCCTGCGGCTGACGGCGTTCAAGTTTCTGGGTCCGGCGGCGGTGATCTCGGTGGTGCTGGATGGAATGGATGCTGTGAAATCTAGAGACAGAGGGCAAATATGGATATCACGAGCCCAAGCTGCGTCCGTCATTGGCACTATCTTCACGATTGGAAGCGCTGGTGCGGGCATCTTCGCTGCGGGCATGGGAGCCAGTGCGGCTGCGTGGGGTATCGCTGCAGCGGTCTTGGGCCTAGTGGGTGCCGTGTTGGCTATCAGCAGCACGATTTTTGTGCTGCTATTGAGTGAGGACAAGTGGATCACCTGGCTGCGCGACATCCCCCTGAACAAGAAACGTAGAGGCAAGAAGCCGATACACAGCAACTTGCAGGAAACTCTGCAAGAGCATGCCAATGCCAAGCGTGATCTGCAACCTGCTTGA
- the icmH gene encoding type IVB secretion system protein IcmH/DotU: MPLRKEFTLAAYCHFEKTAQCLVAAATPKPQLKPLLMSEQTLSRQSPQPDRLVAVQAARVPLIEAARPLLLALVHMPGQLDATHADALHGDLVREVASFQSLCMDAFIRKEYITGASYMLCTALDEAAGLTVRAMDATTGVNTWAGRLLAVRFHGDGRGGENVFKFMANLLKRPAAHVDLLELLLIIVAIGFEGLYRRATNGKRVLDDIRHTLFSTVRSCRGDGVHMARWRVIESLLWARMLPGELGDTAQALFS; this comes from the coding sequence ATGCCCCTGCGCAAAGAGTTCACGCTCGCCGCTTACTGCCACTTCGAGAAGACCGCCCAATGCCTTGTCGCAGCGGCCACCCCCAAGCCCCAGCTCAAGCCTCTCCTGATGAGCGAGCAGACCCTCTCGCGCCAATCCCCTCAACCCGACCGTTTGGTAGCCGTTCAGGCTGCCCGTGTCCCTTTGATCGAAGCGGCCCGGCCACTGCTGCTGGCCTTGGTTCATATGCCCGGGCAGCTCGACGCAACGCACGCCGATGCCTTGCACGGAGATCTGGTGCGCGAGGTCGCCAGCTTCCAGTCCTTGTGTATGGATGCCTTTATCCGCAAAGAGTACATCACTGGTGCGAGCTACATGCTGTGCACGGCGCTGGATGAGGCGGCGGGCCTGACCGTCCGGGCCATGGACGCCACCACCGGCGTCAACACCTGGGCTGGACGGCTGCTGGCGGTTCGGTTTCACGGTGACGGCAGGGGCGGTGAGAACGTTTTCAAGTTCATGGCGAACCTGCTCAAAAGACCAGCCGCGCATGTCGACCTGCTGGAGCTGCTGCTGATCATCGTCGCAATCGGGTTCGAAGGCCTGTACCGCAGAGCCACCAATGGCAAGCGCGTACTCGACGACATCCGCCATACCCTCTTTTCTACGGTGCGCTCTTGCCGAGGCGACGGCGTACACATGGCGCGTTGGAGGGTTATCGAGAGCCTGCTGTGGGCGCGGATGCTGCCCGGCGAGCTTGGAGACACCGCACAGGCGTTGTTTTCATGA
- a CDS encoding DUF6708 domain-containing protein, with protein MPSVICNLLDTSIMFIREEGYARLHRSAVAKSRAHINLDGQKQWPSNRSGATGITMPNGSAYAQNRAYLELCNPGWNLQWRAGIANLYVILPALFVIWFWYGMTIHPVLFGLLIFLWYPTSEFDSGDLIFGWVLGFPLALASAFLIYMWFCKMGMRTCFFTSARGRIRFNRLTRKVYVLRPKYCGGNAVFEWDRLVALFDPQSTHRWDKQEVAMLALYHPPFDAADSTAQGEDCLFVGPAVTGPSGAAHLWEYIRQYMETGPTVDRIPSDAPANFKGIARYLHPDYTTYCGLPSSSQYRQECRPGFMETFFHMSSQITCSWPRFPKEWQSDSGMGEPEDNPVQTGAVTTALVYRAKGRLSKADEVELMERYGTAEALAVARARRD; from the coding sequence ATGCCAAGCGTGATCTGCAACCTGCTTGACACATCCATCATGTTTATTCGCGAAGAGGGCTATGCCCGCCTGCATAGATCGGCCGTGGCCAAGAGTCGCGCACACATCAATCTGGACGGTCAAAAGCAATGGCCGTCCAATCGCTCTGGTGCGACGGGCATCACGATGCCCAACGGCAGTGCGTACGCACAGAATAGGGCTTATCTGGAACTGTGCAATCCAGGGTGGAATTTGCAGTGGCGTGCAGGGATAGCAAATCTCTATGTGATCCTGCCCGCGCTGTTTGTCATTTGGTTTTGGTACGGAATGACCATCCATCCTGTTCTTTTTGGACTATTAATTTTTTTGTGGTACCCCACCTCCGAATTTGATAGCGGGGATTTGATTTTCGGATGGGTGCTGGGCTTCCCACTAGCCCTGGCCTCCGCCTTCCTGATCTACATGTGGTTTTGCAAGATGGGCATGCGCACCTGCTTCTTCACTTCCGCACGAGGCCGAATCCGCTTCAATCGGCTCACACGCAAGGTGTATGTGCTGCGTCCCAAGTACTGCGGAGGAAACGCGGTGTTCGAGTGGGATCGACTGGTAGCACTGTTCGACCCCCAAAGCACTCACCGCTGGGACAAGCAGGAGGTTGCGATGCTGGCCCTGTACCACCCACCCTTCGATGCCGCCGACTCCACGGCTCAAGGCGAAGACTGCTTGTTCGTAGGCCCCGCCGTCACCGGCCCCAGCGGTGCAGCCCACCTGTGGGAATACATCCGCCAGTACATGGAAACAGGCCCCACCGTCGACCGCATTCCGTCCGATGCACCGGCCAACTTCAAGGGCATCGCGCGCTACCTGCATCCGGACTACACCACCTACTGCGGCTTGCCAAGCAGCAGTCAGTACAGGCAAGAGTGCAGGCCCGGCTTCATGGAGACTTTCTTTCACATGAGCAGCCAGATCACCTGCAGCTGGCCGCGCTTTCCCAAGGAATGGCAAAGTGACAGTGGCATGGGTGAACCTGAAGACAACCCCGTGCAGACGGGTGCTGTGACGACCGCACTGGTCTATCGCGCCAAGGGCAGGCTAAGCAAGGCCGACGAAGTGGAATTGATGGAGCGCTATGGCACTGCAGAGGCGTTGGCTGTAGCGCGAGCGCGGAGGGATTGA